In one Carassius carassius chromosome 48, fCarCar2.1, whole genome shotgun sequence genomic region, the following are encoded:
- the LOC132131537 gene encoding methyl-CpG-binding domain protein 3-like isoform X1: MEKNDRGEEEEEEQRRERGEAGRLYSLCPTGKKFRSKPQLARYLGNSMDLSSFDFRTGKMLMSKLNKTRQRPRYDNNSQTKGKPDLNTSLPVRQTASIFKQPVTKVTNHPSNKVKTDPQKAIDQPRQLFWEKKLSGLNAFDIAEELVKTMDLPKGLQGVGPGCTDETLLSAIASALHTSAAPITGQLSAAVEKNPGVWLNTAQPLCKAFIVTDEDIRKQEELVYSVRKRLEQALMADMLAHVEETSSEGDALKQEGNCNDDKQEV, translated from the exons ATGGAGAAAAACGA CAGaggtgaggaagaagaggaagaacagAGGCGAGAGAGGGGGGAGGCAGGTCGTTTGTATAGTTTGTG CCCCACTGGGAAGAAGTTCCGGAGCAAACCTCAATTGGCCCGTTACCTTGGCAACTCCATGGATCTCAGCTCCTTTGATTTCCGCACAGGCAAGATGCTCATGAGCAAACTGAACAAGACCAGACAGAGACCCCGATATGACAACAATAGCCAGACTAAG GGTAAACCTGACCTGAATACGTCCCTCCCAGTACGACAGACGGCCTCCATCTTCAAACAGCCAGTCACAAAAGTTACCAACCACCCCAGCAATAAGGTTAAAACAGACCCACAGAAGGCCATTGACCAGCCCAGACAG CTTTTTTGGGAGAAGAAGTTGAGTGGCCTCAATGCCTTTGACATAGCAGAGGAGTTGGTGAAAACAATGGATCTCCCCAAAGGCTTACAAG GAGTGGGCCCTGGCTGCACAGATGAGACCTTGTTGTCAGCTATTGCCAGCGCTCTTCACACCAGTGCGGCCCCCATCACGGGTCAGCTGTCCGCCGCTGTGGAGAAGAACCCCGGAGTGTGGCTCAACACAGCTCAGCCTCTCTGCAAGGCCTTCATCGTCACAGACGAGGATATCAG AAAGCAAGAGGAGCTGGTGTACAGCGTGCGGAAGCGTTTGGAGCAGGCTCTGATGGCTGACATGTTGGCTCATGTGGAGGAAACATCTAGTGAGGGTGACGCACTCAAACAGGAGGGGAATTGCAATGATGATAAACAGGAAGTATAG
- the LOC132131537 gene encoding methyl-CpG-binding domain protein 3-like isoform X2, with protein MEKNDPTGKKFRSKPQLARYLGNSMDLSSFDFRTGKMLMSKLNKTRQRPRYDNNSQTKGKPDLNTSLPVRQTASIFKQPVTKVTNHPSNKVKTDPQKAIDQPRQLFWEKKLSGLNAFDIAEELVKTMDLPKGLQGVGPGCTDETLLSAIASALHTSAAPITGQLSAAVEKNPGVWLNTAQPLCKAFIVTDEDIRKQEELVYSVRKRLEQALMADMLAHVEETSSEGDALKQEGNCNDDKQEV; from the exons ATGGAGAAAAACGA CCCCACTGGGAAGAAGTTCCGGAGCAAACCTCAATTGGCCCGTTACCTTGGCAACTCCATGGATCTCAGCTCCTTTGATTTCCGCACAGGCAAGATGCTCATGAGCAAACTGAACAAGACCAGACAGAGACCCCGATATGACAACAATAGCCAGACTAAG GGTAAACCTGACCTGAATACGTCCCTCCCAGTACGACAGACGGCCTCCATCTTCAAACAGCCAGTCACAAAAGTTACCAACCACCCCAGCAATAAGGTTAAAACAGACCCACAGAAGGCCATTGACCAGCCCAGACAG CTTTTTTGGGAGAAGAAGTTGAGTGGCCTCAATGCCTTTGACATAGCAGAGGAGTTGGTGAAAACAATGGATCTCCCCAAAGGCTTACAAG GAGTGGGCCCTGGCTGCACAGATGAGACCTTGTTGTCAGCTATTGCCAGCGCTCTTCACACCAGTGCGGCCCCCATCACGGGTCAGCTGTCCGCCGCTGTGGAGAAGAACCCCGGAGTGTGGCTCAACACAGCTCAGCCTCTCTGCAAGGCCTTCATCGTCACAGACGAGGATATCAG AAAGCAAGAGGAGCTGGTGTACAGCGTGCGGAAGCGTTTGGAGCAGGCTCTGATGGCTGACATGTTGGCTCATGTGGAGGAAACATCTAGTGAGGGTGACGCACTCAAACAGGAGGGGAATTGCAATGATGATAAACAGGAAGTATAG